CAGTAGAAACGGCGCTTTTTTTTGGGGGGCGGTGTAGGATCGTGCGTGAGTACATTGTTAACAAGGTTTTTGTATTTTATATGGTATTATTTGTATAGTTGTGATGTATAGGAGGGATATGGACCATCTGAAAAGGCTGAGACACCGCTGCTGCACGTGTGATTACGCGGTTGCGGCCTCCCGCGCCTTGGCACAGGGGTGGGTAGATTATTTGCCGGAAACAGTGACGTTTTATTGTTGCAGGCTCCATACCTGGAGTTCTGGGGACATGACAGAATGTCCACATTGGAGTTCCAGCTACGATGGATTTGATGCTTTGAAAGCGAATTCAGCCCCTGGTGAGGATTCCGAGGAATCCTCAGAGCCTTGATTCAAGACGATCGGCCCTTCATTTAAATGGCCGGTTTGATGTCCACCACCGGAGTGCCGTCCAAAGCTTCCAATGGTGTTACCTCAAGGTTCAGATTCGAAATTTTGGTCAATGTGACTTCATGCAGACCGATGGGATTGGGGCGGTCCGGGGAACGTGTACTGAAGACTCCGCGCTTGGGGATGTTCACGTTGCCACGGGGATGGACCCGGAGATACGTCCGGTCGGACTTGTGGAACCAAGTCAGAAGAATCAAACGGCTTCCAGGTTCCATGCCGTCCAGAGCGTCGCGATATTCAGGCAAGATAGAAATTTCAGCGCTGGGCGCTCCTTCCGTGCCTTGTTTGGGCGCTTGATCCCGGGTTTTGATCATTGAGTGGACATAGCCGATGGGGGTAAGCGTGTATTCCATAAGGACTCCTTGATTCGGCAAGGTGCGGAAGTTGAGCGAGCGGTTTTATTGCTCGAAGTGGTCGAAACCACGTGACTCCATGGGGGCGTTGTTGTGCCGTATGCCGGGCGTAGCGGACAAGGTGCCGATGTATGTCGCTTCAGGGATGGCCGCGCAGAGGGTGGGCAGGCTTTTCGTGTCGCATGCACCAAGGAGACCGTAATCTTCTCCTCCGAGCCAGACGGACCGAAGCGCTTCCCGACGGCTTCCTTCTGCCCAGCAGAGCAGTTCTGGATCCAGATTCACGGTGCCGAAGTCCAGATCCGCGCCGTGTGCCTGTGGGCAATGTCGGAGGAAACGTGGGAGGTCGCGGGCAAGCCCATCGGAAATGTCCATGCAGCCTCGCACTCCAGCCAGGCCTGAGAGGATTTGTCCCTCCGTGACTCGAGGAGTGGGATGGAGGTGCGCCGCAACACTGCGAGGCCAATGCTCCAATGCCGCTGTTCCCTTTTGCTCCAGCATGTTGAGACCCAGACGGGCCATTCCGGGATTTCCTATCACAAAAAGGGCGTCGCCCGGATCGGCGTTGCCTCTGGTGAGGAGCCTGCCGGATTCGCCTGGTTCGCCCCAAATGGTCAGGCCGATCCCCAGTTGGGCGGACCGGCTGAGGTCGCCGCCTGCAAGAGTCAGCTCATACGTTTGCGCCAGTTGGCTCATCCCCTGGAAAAAGCGGGGCCAAAAGTCATCAGGAAGTTTTTCGGGAATCATAAGTTCCAGGGTAAAGGCCCGCGGAACGGCTCCCATGCCCGCTATGTCGCTTACGTTAACGGCCAGCGCTTTGTAGCCGATGTCTTCGGGGCTGAAATACGCACGGCGAAAGTGGATGTCCTCCAAGAAGAGGTCCGTGGAAAGGCACAGGGTTGATCTCGCCTGGATGATGCAGCAATCATCGCCACGGCCCAGGACGACATTGTCGGGCTTTTCCGGGAAATAGTGGTCAATGAGGCGGAGAAAATCATCTTCGGAACGTAAGGTCACGGTGGCTCCTGAATAATGGATGCATAAAAAAATAAGTGTATCCTGGGCGACTACACTAAAGCAACTCCAGATAGTCGGCTACGATGACCTTTAATCCAAATCCAGGAAAGTTAACGCGATATTTGTTGGGAGGAATCTGGGCGATGATTTTCCCCTGGCCGAAGATTTTGTGGCGGCAAATCCCCAACTTGGGCGTTCCCGTGGCAGGACCGGGAGAAAGCGTATCTGACGGTTCCGCTGGTAGTGCATTGCCGTTCACACCGGAGGCGTGTGTTCCGGCGTGTTGTGTTTCCTGGCGTAGACCGGAGGCGTAGGTTTCCCTCCACATTTCGGCGCAGTCCCCCGGAAGTTCGGCAATAAAAGGGCTGGGCGTGGCTGGTTCGGATACTGCGTTGAACCGGTTGAAAATAGTGGCCGGGACAAACATGGTCAGAGAATCCTTGGCCCTGGTGCAGGCCACATAGAGCAGCCGGCGTTCCTCATCCATGTCTTCAGGTCGTGCCAAGGCCCGTTTGGACGGAAATCGGTCTTCCACGAGATCAATGATCAGAACGGCACTCCACTCCAGCCCCTTGGACGAATGGACAGTGGACAGCACCAGAGCATGCTCTTTGCGCTTTTCTTCTTCCTGATCGCCGTCCAGAGTCAGATCCGCAAGAAAATCGTCGATGGAGGTATAGTTGGTTGCGATTTGGGAGAGCTGGTCCAGTCCTGTCTGGCGCTTGGGGTAATCGTCGGGGTAGAGTTCCGCCAAGATCGGTTGGTAGAACATGTTGATTCGTTCCAGGGCTTGCCCGGGGCGAGAACAATTGCGCAATCCATCAAGGTGGTCGAACAGTTCACGCAGCGCGGGGAACCGCTTCATTGCCTTGGCAATGTATTTGCCGTCCGCAGTGAGGCGGGCCTTGGCGATGCGGTCGGCTGTTTTAGGGCCGATACCCTTGATGGGGGCAAAAACCCTCCGCCAAGCCACCATGTCGGCGGGGTTGTGGGTCAGACGAAGATACGCCAGGACGTCCTTGATGTGCGCAGCCTCATGAAAACGAAGCCCGCCATATTTCTGATACCGGATTCCCACTCGACTCAAGGCCACTTCCAGCGGGTAGGATTGATATCCGGCCCGGAACAGCACCGCAATGTCGTGCAGGGGGTATTTTTTTGCCAGCTTGATGACTTCTTCCACGACCTGTTTGGCCTGGGTTTGATCACTGAGTGGATGCACGATGCGGGGGAGGCGTCCCGTATCACGATCGGAAACCAGGGTTTTGTCGAATTTGGTGTGTGCCCCGGCTAAAATGTGGTTGGTCAGATTCAAAATCGCCTGAGTGGATCGATAGTTGCGCTCTAGGCGAATCAGCTTTGCGTCTTTGAATATTTTGGGGAAGTCCAAAATGTTGGCGACATCGGCTCCACGAAAGGCATAGATGGATTGGGCATCGTCTCCTACGGCCACGACATCGCCGGATTCGCCGGAAAGCAGTCGGACGAGTCGAGCCTGGACCTTATTGGTGTCTTGGTACTCGTCAACCATGATGTGCTGATAGCGCGCCCGCAATTCCTCAAGAAGCGAAGGATCGGAACGAAGAAGCTCCTCAAAGCGAAAGAGCAGGTCATCGTAGTCCATAAGAGCATGACTTTGTTTGAATCGGGTATATTCACCGGCGATGGATTGAAAATCCTCGGCATAGGCGCTGAGATGGTAGGCCTCGCTTTCCACGATGGCGTCGATACTCCGCTCCTTGTTGCGGGATTTGGTGATCATATCCAGTAGCGTGTTTTTTTTAGGATAGGATCTATCCCCCTTGCCGAGTTTCAGGTTGTCCTTGACTTCCTTGACTACGTTTTCCGAGTCGGCCCGATCCATAAGCGTGAACCCGGTTTCAAATCCCAGAGTGCGGCCGTTACGACGCAGTACGCCATAGGCAAACGAATGGAATGTTCCTCCGCTGGTGCCGGAAAGGTTACGTCCGAGAATGCTTCCGGCGCGTAGCAACATCTCCTGCGCGGCCTTGCGGGTGAAGGTCAGCAGCAATATGTTTTCCGGGGGAACACCGTCCTGAACCAGCCGCGCAAGGCGGTAGACGATTGTTCGTGTTTTGCCGGATCCTGCCCCGGCAATGACGAGGGCAGGGCTTCCCTGGTGCATGACGGCTTCCAGTTGGGATGGATTCAGTTCGTTTGCAAAGTCAATGGGCATTGTGATGTCCCTGGCTTGGGCGGTTTGCTTCAGGCGAGGATAAGCCCGGCGGCGCCGTTGGTGGGGAAAAGGCTGCCTACATCGGTGGGGGAGCCGATGCTTTCAGAAATGTTGAAGTGTCGAAGC
The sequence above is drawn from the Paucidesulfovibrio gracilis DSM 16080 genome and encodes:
- the thiL gene encoding thiamine-phosphate kinase, which produces MTLRSEDDFLRLIDHYFPEKPDNVVLGRGDDCCIIQARSTLCLSTDLFLEDIHFRRAYFSPEDIGYKALAVNVSDIAGMGAVPRAFTLELMIPEKLPDDFWPRFFQGMSQLAQTYELTLAGGDLSRSAQLGIGLTIWGEPGESGRLLTRGNADPGDALFVIGNPGMARLGLNMLEQKGTAALEHWPRSVAAHLHPTPRVTEGQILSGLAGVRGCMDISDGLARDLPRFLRHCPQAHGADLDFGTVNLDPELLCWAEGSRREALRSVWLGGEDYGLLGACDTKSLPTLCAAIPEATYIGTLSATPGIRHNNAPMESRGFDHFEQ
- a CDS encoding ATP-dependent helicase → MPIDFANELNPSQLEAVMHQGSPALVIAGAGSGKTRTIVYRLARLVQDGVPPENILLLTFTRKAAQEMLLRAGSILGRNLSGTSGGTFHSFAYGVLRRNGRTLGFETGFTLMDRADSENVVKEVKDNLKLGKGDRSYPKKNTLLDMITKSRNKERSIDAIVESEAYHLSAYAEDFQSIAGEYTRFKQSHALMDYDDLLFRFEELLRSDPSLLEELRARYQHIMVDEYQDTNKVQARLVRLLSGESGDVVAVGDDAQSIYAFRGADVANILDFPKIFKDAKLIRLERNYRSTQAILNLTNHILAGAHTKFDKTLVSDRDTGRLPRIVHPLSDQTQAKQVVEEVIKLAKKYPLHDIAVLFRAGYQSYPLEVALSRVGIRYQKYGGLRFHEAAHIKDVLAYLRLTHNPADMVAWRRVFAPIKGIGPKTADRIAKARLTADGKYIAKAMKRFPALRELFDHLDGLRNCSRPGQALERINMFYQPILAELYPDDYPKRQTGLDQLSQIATNYTSIDDFLADLTLDGDQEEEKRKEHALVLSTVHSSKGLEWSAVLIIDLVEDRFPSKRALARPEDMDEERRLLYVACTRAKDSLTMFVPATIFNRFNAVSEPATPSPFIAELPGDCAEMWRETYASGLRQETQHAGTHASGVNGNALPAEPSDTLSPGPATGTPKLGICRHKIFGQGKIIAQIPPNKYRVNFPGFGLKVIVADYLELL
- the tsaA gene encoding tRNA (N6-threonylcarbamoyladenosine(37)-N6)-methyltransferase TrmO, giving the protein MEYTLTPIGYVHSMIKTRDQAPKQGTEGAPSAEISILPEYRDALDGMEPGSRLILLTWFHKSDRTYLRVHPRGNVNIPKRGVFSTRSPDRPNPIGLHEVTLTKISNLNLEVTPLEALDGTPVVDIKPAI